Proteins from a single region of Trichomycterus rosablanca isolate fTriRos1 chromosome 16, fTriRos1.hap1, whole genome shotgun sequence:
- the nars1 gene encoding asparagine--tRNA ligase, cytoplasmic: MGWQKAFLDKMMQNLQIRNLLMRQALAECLGTLILVMFGCGAVAQLVLSEGSHGMFLTVNFAFGFAATLGILVCGQVSGGHLNPTVTFALCILGREPWRKFPVYFLFQTLGAFLGSGIIFGMYFDALWEYRKGSLIVVGENATAGIFATYPSSHLSVVNGFFDQVIGTAALILCILAIVDPFNNPIPRGLEAFTVGLVVLVIGLSMGFNSGYAVNPARDLGPRIFTSIAGWGTEVFTVNEYWFLIPIFAPFIGTVFGTLVYQLMVGCHTEGEAHDKKEKTEGLSVKELYVSDKEGSDQDGDGTEQKPFKTPLKAMLFAGKEPFPTIYVDSQKEGERWVVISKTQLKNTKKLFHREQMKTDAKEKKEAEDAERREKNVEEAKKIVIEQDPSLPEPKTVKIHQLEPLREQRVKVFGWVHRLRRQGKNLLFIVLRDGTGFLQCVLTDKLCQCYNGLVLSTESTVALYGTVKEVPEGKQAPGGHELHCDFWELIGLAPAGGADNLLNEESDVDVQLNNRHMMIRGENVSKILRVRSAVTHCFREHFFSRGYYEITPPTLVQTQVEGGSTLFGLNYFGEQAYLTQSSQLYLETCIPALGDTFCIAQSYRAEQSRTRRHLSEYTHIEAECPFMTFEDLLNRLEDLVCDVVDRVLKSPAAQLLYDINPNFKPPKRPFKRMNYTEAIEWLREHDVKKDDGTYYEFGEDIPEAPERLMTDTINETILLCRFPAEIKSFYMQRCPEDRRLTESVDVLMPNVGEIVGGSMRIWDADELLEGYKREGIDPTPYYWYTDQRKYGTCPHGGYGLGLERFLTWLLNRHHIRDVCLYPRFIQRCRP, encoded by the exons GTGGCCACCTGAACCCGACCGTTACTTTTGCACTTTGCATTTTGGGTAGAGAACCATGGAGGAAGTTTCCGGTGTATTTTCTGTTTCAGACTCTGGGCGCTTTCCTTGGATCAGGGATCATATTCGGCATGTATTTTG ATGCCCTTTGGGAGTACCGTAAGGGCAGCCTGATTGTGGTGGGGGAAAATGCTACAGCTGGCATATTTGCCACGTATCCGTCCAGCCATCTCAGCGTGGTCAACGGCTTTTTCGACCAA GTGATTGGCACAGCGGCTTTAATCCTGTGTATTCTGGCCATCGTGGACCCATTTAACAACCCAATCCCACGCGGGCTGGAGGCTTTCACTGTGGGCTTGGTGGTTTTGGTGATCGGCCTTTCCATGGGCTTCAACTCGGGCTACGCTGTCAATCCCGCCAGAGACCTCGGACCTCGGATCTTCACATCAATCGCAGGCTGGGGCACCGAAGTCTTCAC GGTGAACGAATACTGGTTCTTAATTCCAATTTTCGCCCCATTTATTGGTACCGTGTTTGGCACTTTGGTGTACCAACTGATGGTGGGTTGCCACACTGAAGGAGAAGCTCATGACAAAAAAGAA AAAACAGAGGGGTTGTCAGTCA AAGAGTTGTATGTCTCTGATAAGGAGGGCAGTGATCAGGATGGAGACGGGACCGAGCAGAAGCCTTTTAAAACTCCACTGAAG GCTATGCTGTTTGCTGGAAAAGAACCATTCCCAACCATCTATGTGGATTCTCAGAAAGAAGGAGag CGCTGGGTTGTGATCTCCAAAACCCAGCTGAAGAACACGAAAAAACTCTTTCATAGGGAACAAATGAAGACGGATGCAAAGGAAAAGAAAGAG gCAGAGGATGCTGAGAGACGAGAGAAGAATGTAGAAGAGGCCAAGAAGATCGTTATCGAGCAGGATCCCAGCCTTCCAGAGCCCAAAACG GTTAAGATCCATCAGCTGGAACCTCTGAGGGAACAGAGAGTCAAAGTGTTTGGCTGGGTGCACCGGTTACGCCGGCAAG gAAAGAACCTCCTGTTCATCGTGTTGAGGGATGGAACGGGTTTCCTGCAGTGTGTTCTCACTGATAAACTG TGTCAGTGCTATAACGGCTTGGTGTTGTCTACTGAAAGCACGGTGGCTCTCTACGGAACAGTGAAGGAAGTTCCTGAGGGAAAACAG GCTCCAGGTGGCCACGAGCTGCACTGCGATTTCTGGGAGCTGATCGGACTTGCTCCGGCCGGCGGCGCGGACAACCTGCTGAACGAGGAGTCCGACGTGGACGTTCAGCTGAACAACCGGCACATGATGATCCGCGGGGAAAACGTCTCCAAAATCCTGAGAGTGCGCTCTGCTGTTACACACTGCTTCAGGGAGCACTTCTTCAGCCGCGGCTACTACGAG ATCACTCCTCCCACGCTGGTGCAGACCCAGGTGGAGGGCGGCTCCACCCTCTTCGGGCTGAATTATTTCGGCGAGCAGGCCTACCTGACGCAGTCGTCACAGCTGTACCTCGAGACGTGCATCCCGGCGCTTGGGGACACTTTCTGCATCGCTCAGTCGTATCGGGCTGAGCAGTCGCGAACACGCAGACACCTGTCTGA GTACACCCACATCGAGGCTGAATGTCCCTTCATGACCTTCGAGGACCTGCTGAACAGATTGGAGGATCTGGTGTGTGACGTTGTGGATCGAGTGCTGAAGTCTCCCGCTGCACAGCTGCTCTACGATATCAACCCC AATTTCAAGCCCCCAAAGAGGCCGTTCAAGAGGATGAACTACACCGAAGCCATCGAGTGGCTGAGagagcatgacgttaaaaaagATGACGGGACGTACTACGAGTTCGGAGAG GATATCCCAGAAGCCCCTGAGAGGCTCATGACTGACACAATTAATGAGACCATCCTGCTGTGTCGCTTCCCGGCTGAGATTAAATCATTTTACATGCAGCGCTGCCCCGAGGATCGCCGCCTCACTGAATCG GTTGACGTGTTAATGCCTAACGTTGGCGAGATCGTCGGGGGGTCGATGCGTATCTGGGATGCCGATGAGCTGCTGGAAGGCTACAAGAGAGAAGGCATCGACCCCACTCCCTACTACTGGTACACTGACCAG AGGAAGTACGGCACATGTCCTCACGGCGGATACGGTCTCGGACTGGAACGGTTTCTCACCTGGCTTCTGAACAGACACCACATCCGTGACGTGTGCCTCTACCCACGCTTTATCCAGCGCTGCAGGCCCTGA